The Apium graveolens cultivar Ventura chromosome 11, ASM990537v1, whole genome shotgun sequence genome has a window encoding:
- the LOC141697031 gene encoding beta-amyrin 6-beta-monooxygenase-like, with the protein MVMPTPAISLFPCIFMLLLILPVLFFLSWLKPKNGASNIKVPPGSGGWPVFGESFKYLSLGTQQFINEKKRKYSTDVFQTSIFRQKMAVFCGAQVNKFVYTKLTKSWWPNTLRNILFDTQFSHILVGESSLIHRFIHEILKPEALKIYIPVMDAMAREHVELDWDGNEVVKVHPLSKKHTFSLACRLFVNETDVEQVTRIFKQFALVTSGMFSVPISLPGTAYSRGVKGGKLVQEELEKIITRRRKKMTEKKETSQSYTDILSRMLLLTNENGKFMSDKEISNNIIGLLVASYESTSTAVSFVLKYLAELPHIYDEVYKELTEIAKLKGEGDLLQWEDIQKMRYSWKVVCESLRLTTMNSSFSGFREVVTDVSFSGFTIPKGYKASWSSYTTHRDPECFPDPEKFDPTRFEGKGPAPYTYVPFGGGARMCCGKEYARLEVLVFMYNIVTKFKLEIVNPQEKIVFHSFPIPVEGLPIRITRHNI; encoded by the exons ATGGTTATGCCCACACCAGCTATCAGCTTATTTCCATGCATATTCATGTTACTTTTAATTCTTCCTGTATTATTTTTTTTGTCATGGCTAAAACCAAAGAATGGAGCTTCAAACATTAAGGTTCCACCAGGATCAGGTGGATGGCCAGTGTTTGGAGAAAGCTTCAAGTACCTGTCATTAGGTACTCAACAATTTATAAATGAAAAAAAGAGAAAGTACTCCACAGATGTATTTCAAACCAGTATTTTTCGACAAAAAATGGCTGTGTTTTGTGGAGCACAGGTGAATAAGTTTGTGTATACAAAACTAACCAAATCTTGGTGGCCAAATACTTTGAGGAATATCTTGTTTGACACCCAGTTTTCGCACATTCTTGTGGGGGAATCATCACTGATACATCGTTTTATACATGAGATTCTAAAGCCAGAGGCTTTAAAAATTTACATTCCTGTGATGGATGCCATGGCACGAGAGCACGTGGAGTTGGATTGGGATGGTAATGAAGTCGTAAAGGTACATCCTCTGTCAAAGAAGCACAcatttagtttggcttgtagatTATTTGTCAATGAAACTGATGTTGAGCAAGTCACCAGGATTTTCAAGCAGTTTGCACTTGTTACTTCCGGAATGTTCTCTGTACCAATTAGTCTGCCCGGTACTGCCTATAGTAGAGGTGTTAAGGGTGGAAAATTGGTACAGGAGGAGCTTGAGAAGATCATTACCAGGCGGAGAAAGAAAATGACGGAGAAAAAAGAAACATCACAATCGTATACTGATATTTTGTCTCGAATGCTGCTCCTGACCAATGAAAATGGGAAATTTATGAGCGACAAGGAGATATCAAATAATATTATTGGCTTACTTGTCGCTAGCTATGAGAGCACCAGCACTGCTGTTTCATTTGTGCTCAAGTATCTTGCAGAGCTTCCACATATTTATGACGAGGTCTACAAAG AACTGACGGAAATAGCAAAATTGAAAGGAGAGGGGGACTTGTTACAGTgggaagatattcagaagatgAGATACTCGTGGAAGGTTGTTTGTGAATCTCTTAGGCTCACAACCATGAATTCTTCATTTTCCGGCTTTAGAGAGGTTGTCACCGATGTTTCATTTTCCGGCTTCACCATTCCAAAGGGATACAAG GCATCTTGGTCATCATACACAACACACAGAGATCCAGAATGCTTTCCGGATCCAGAAAAATTTGATCCAACAAGATTCGAAGGAAAAGGACCTGCCCCGTACACTTATGTACCATTTGGTGGAGGAGCCAGAATGTGTTGCGGAAAAGAGTACGCTCGACTTGAAGTTCTGGTGTTTATGTATAACATTGTCACCAAATTTAAATTGGAGATCGTCAATCCCCAAGAAAAGATAGTGTTTCACTCTTTTCCGATACCAGTGGAAGGTCTACCAATTCGCATTACTCGCCATAATATATAG